The window CTAGAGCGCAAGAAAATCTAATTATTATGGAATCTAATATTGAAAATAATAAAGTTTTAAAAGAACTCCATAATTTTTTAACACCTAATAATAATATTAATATAACAAAGAATAATAATGATACTCTAAACGAAAAAGAGGATTGGTTAAAAGAGGGAATTAAACTTTATAAATTAGAACAATTAGAAGAAGCTCAATATGCTTTTGAAAAAGCCGGTGAACCTACATGGATTTTAGAAAGAGATCTTGAGAATGATATATCACAGCTCAATTTTAGAAATGCAATTACAAAACTTTCTAATAAATCCTTAAAAAGTAAAGAAGTTTCTTATAGAAAACTAATAATTGATACTGCCATCGAAAATAATCTTTTTTTCACTGCTGCTGAATGTAATCGTAGTTTTGGAATAGCTTATAAAGATAAAGAGATTAAAGAAGGAATCAAAAGAGGTGTTTTAGAAAATAAATACACTCAAAAAGAACTTCAAAAAATTATCCAACTTTATAAAGAAAAAAAAGACTCTAACTTTGTTGGAGATTTACTTTTAAAAATGAAAAGATTTAATGAAGCCTTAGTTTTTTATCAAAATTTAAATAATATTCCTGGTGTTAGATTAGCTCGTTGCGGAATTTTAGAAGATTATTTTAAAAATCTTCCTAATTTTCAAGATAAAATTGCGGAATTAGATGAAATTATTTTAAATAAAAATATAAATAGTTTTGATAAAAAAGATAAACTAAGTGCTTTGCAAAGAGCCTTATTAGTTAAAAATGACCCCATACTTTTTGAAATGATAATGTATCTAGGTGGAAATCTAAATACTTTTGTCAAAGGTAAAGAGCTCGTACCTTTTTATTGCTTATATACTATGAAACTATCTAAAGAGCTTCAATCAAAATTTTTAGATATTTTTATTAGATTCAACTTTAACTTTAATAATAAACTATTTTTTCCAATGTATTTAAAGAATATACTTATTTTTAAACTTTTAATACATAAAAAAGTTTTTGATTTAAATATATATCAAGATATGCTTGATGAAATGCTTAATAATTTAGCAGATATTTCTAATAATAACCTAGAAAAAAGGAAATTAATTTTATATAAGAATATAATAAAAAACTACAAAAATAAAAAGGAGAATTTATGAACAAGAAGCAAAACTTACTTAGAACAACTTTAGGTTCTGTCTTTATGGAAAGTGACCTTATGGGAGGACTTGTAGGAGAAAACAGACTAATCACAATCTCTGGAAAAATTAACAATCCAGGAATCTACGAAATCCCTGAAAATGCCACTTTAAAAGATATCCTAGATATTGCTGGTGGAATGAAAAATGGAAAAGATTTTAAAGCAGCTCAATTTGGATTACCTTTTGGAGGATTCGCTACTAAAGAAGCATTGAATGAAATTGTTGATTTTGATCACTTTTTTGATTCAAAACATCCAAAAGCACTAATCGTTTTATCTAACGAAAGTTGTATTGTTCAATTTGCTAAATACTATATTGAGTTTATTTTAGGAAAACTTTCTAAAGGAGAGTATAGAGAATATCTTATTGCAAAATTTGAAATAGAAAGATCTTGGAGAGTTTTAGATAGAATCTCTAAAGGTAAAGGAAATATGAGAGACCTTTATCTTTTAAGACAACTTTCTAAAAATATAAAAGAAACTACTCAACAAAAACATAATTTGATAGAAGAAGCTATTGATGCCTTTTATCATGAATTTGAAGAACATATTGAAGAACATAGATGTTACACTGGTGAATGTCCTCAATTAGTTAAATTTAGAATTACAAGCAAGTGTATCGGATGTACTGCTTGTGCTAGAGTTTGTCCAGTTCATTGTATTGAAGGTAAAATAAAAGAGAGACATCGTATTGATATAGAAAGATGTACTCACTGTGGTCAATGTGTTGCTGCTTGCCCAGTAAATGCAATTAATGAAGGAGATAACAGTTTAAAATTCCTTAGAGATTTATCTACACCAGGTAAAGTTGTTATAACTCAAATGGCACCTGCTGTTAGAGTTGCTTTAGGTGAAGCTTTTGGATTTGAAGCTGGAGTTAATATTGAGAAAAAAATAAACGGTGCTCTTAGAATGCTTGGAGTAGACTTTGTTTTCGATACTACTTGGGCAGCTGACCTTACTATAATGGAAGAAGCTACAGAGTTCCAACAAAGATTAGAAGCATTCTTTAAAGGTGATGACAATGTTAGATTACCTATACTTACTTCATGTTGTCCAGCTTGGGTTAAATTTATCGAGCAAAGCTATCCTGATATGCTTGATGTACCTTCAACAGTTAAGTCTCCTATGCAAATTTTCTCTACAATAGCTAAAGATATTTGGGCTAAAGAAAAAGGTTACAAAAGAGATGAAATTACAACTGTTGCTATCATGCCGTGTTTAGCTAAAAAATATGAAGCTTCTAGAGATGAATTTTCTAGAGGAGATAACTATGATACTGATTATGTTATCACTACAAGAGAATTAATAAAAATATTAAAAGAAACTGAAATTGATTTAAATGCAGTTGAAGAGGAAGAGTTTGATAATCCATTAGGAGAATACTCTGGAGCTGGTATTATTTTTGGTAGAACAGGTGGAGTTATCGAAGCTGCAACTAGATCCACTATTGAAATGATTACTGGTGAAAGAATTGATAATATTGAATTTGAAGCTTTAAGAGGTTGGGATGGATTCAGAAGTTGTGATTTAACAATTGGTCATATTGAACTAAGAATCGGTATTGCTCATGGTCTTGAAGAAGCTAAAAAAATGCTAGATAAAATTAGAAGTGGTGAAGAATTCTATCACGCTATTGAAATCATGGCATGTAAAGGAGGTTGCATCGGTGGTGGTGGACAACCTAAAGCTATAAAAAAACAAGAAACTCTTGAAAAGAGAGCACAAGGTCTAAATAATATTGATGTAGCTTCTGAATACAGAAGATCTCATGAAAATCCACAAGTGCTTGCTATTTATGAGAAGTACTTAGATTATCCTTTAAGTAGAAAGGCTCATGAGCTTTTACACACTAAATATTTCCCAAAAATAAAAACGCATAGATAATGTGATTACAAAATATAGAAGTCCATTGTGACTTCTATATTTTTATATCTTTTAACCTATTTAACAGGAGGTTTATATGAAGTATAATAAAATTTTTACCAACAAATATTGTTTATCACTTTTTGCTCTACCATTTATTTTAGGAACATATGCCTATTCAGAAGATAATTCTACATCTAAGGTTGATGTAGATATTATGATGAAGAAATCTATTGTTGAAAATATTATTAATAATCAATTACCTTATACAATTGAAGATTCAGGTTCTGGAAATCAAATTTTTAATGGTGGTAAAAATAATCTATTAGGATTTGGACTTGATATCCTTGGAAGTGTGGATAAAAAATTCTCACAGTTTTCAGAATCTTTTGTTTGGGCTTACAAAATAAATCGTTCTCCTATTAGTTTTTCAGCACAAGAACAACAAATTCAAGCTGTGACTAATATCAATGGAAACTTTAAAGCAAGTTGGAGTAGAGAAAGTCAAAGTACTGAAATTGCACTGAATGGTACTGCTGGAATTTCAAGTATCGTTAGTATATCTCCTAATTGGCAAATAAGTGCTAATAGTACACCATTTTTAAATATCTCTAACAATAATTTACCATTAACTTTAAATATTTATGGTCTTAATTTAAAAACTGATATAAATATTGGAGATAGTTTGGAAAAAAGTATTGTTTCAAAATTAAGAACTGCTACAAACGAACTTGATAATAAAATACAAGCCTTTGACTTAAGATCTCTTGTTGAAAAATATTGGTTAGAATTTAAAGAGCCTATATTAGTTAATCCTGAATATAAACTTTGGCTAACAGTAAACCCACAATCAGCAAGATATTCTAACTTAGTTACTACTGATAATAACTTAGGAATTAAAGTTGGTAGTGATGTTAATCTTCATCTATACTTTGGAGAGAAACCTGCTGCTTTAAATCTTACAACTCTTCCTAGTATGAATTATGGATTTGTAAATGATTCATTTAATATTATATTACCTGTTTCAGCATCATATAAAAGCTTAAATGAAGTTATAAATACAAATTTAACTAATAAAGATATTCAATTGACATCAGGTATATCTTCAAATATAAAAAATATAAATATATCTTCAGAAAACTCAACTTTGTATGTTACATCTGACTTTAATTTATCTATCTTTGGCTTTTTACACCCAAGTGGAATTATAAAAGCTAATGTAAAACCTAATTTTAATAATGAAATTGGAACTTTAAGTGGTGACGATTTTGATTATACATTAGAAACTGATAGCGTTATACTAAAAATAGGAAATTATTTCTTTAAAAATAAAATAATAAATTTAATTAAAAATAATTACCTATCTTTTAATCCCACAAATGAAATGAAATTAGCTCAAAACTACTTACAAACAAAAGTTGAAAATATTGAACTAGAAAAGAATGTAAATTTAAAATCTACTATAAATACTTTTAAAATCGTGGGTCTAAACATAAATAATGATTCTATTTCAGCTATTTTCAATACTAGTGGTAAAGCAACTATTGAAATATCTGAGTAATTTTATGATTATTATAAAAATAGAGGAGATATTCTCCTCTATTTTTGTGTTAATATTCTTATTACCTCTTTTGATATTTCTTTAGTATTTATATCTGATTCAACTTTACCTTTTTTTATCAAACTTATAAATTCTTCTAATTCATAAATCATACTATTATCTTCTTGAGGAACGCTAATATTTTCAATTTCACCATTTCTATAACAAATTTTTACCTCTTTTATATTAGAAATACTATCTATTATAATTGAACCCTTTTCTCCTTGAATTTCACTTCCAATATAACTGTTTGTTATTTTTGAATAAACTATTACTCCTGCCATATTTTTATACTCTAAAAGTGCACTTCCAATCCCAGGAACTCCACTATCTAAAGTGTAATTTATTATTTTACTATTTAATGGAATTCCAAAAAGTCTCAATATAAAATACAATGGATAAACACCAATATCTAAATGCGCTCCTCCTCCATATTTAGGGTCAAAAATATTTGTTAATTCTCCATCTTTTAAATTATCATATCTCGATGAATATTGACAAAAATTTCCTATAAAACCTCTTACATCACCTATTTTATAGATATTTTTTTCTATTGATTTAAAATTAGGTAAGAATGTATTTTTCATAGCTTCCATTAAACTTACTTTATTTTCATAAGCTACTCTATACATCTCTTCAATTTCTTTTTCATTAATTCCCATAGGTTTTTCGCATAACACATGTTTTTTATTTTTTAATAACTCTAAAGTCTGGTTATAATGCAACGAGTTGGGACTTGCTATATAAACCATATCTAAATCTTGTCTTTTACATAGTTCTTCAAACTCTATAATTATATCCTCTACTCCATATTTTTTACCAAACATTAATCCATTTTCAAAATTTCTTGAATAAATTGCTTTAAGCTCACATCCCATAACTTTTTGAATAGCATTTGCAAATTCATCTGAAATTTTACTAGTACCTATTATCGCTATTTTTATCATTAGTATCTCCTTTATAAAACTTAATTTTCAAAAAAAAGATGACATAATTTCTATGTCATCTCTTACTGTTTAAAGTTATAGGCTATTGTTAACTACATTTAAAATTTCATCTTTTAACTCTTTTGATGTAACTAATATTTCATCTAACTGATTAATAGTTTCCATTTTAAATCGTTCATCATCTAAACCTGCTAAATTAACTTTGACATTTAAAATACCACCTTCTATTCCAGAGTAAAGTAGTATTGCTGACACACCTAAATCTGTAATTGCATTTTTATTACCATATTTTAATATAATTTTTAATGCTTTCAAAGTTTTTTTTGAAATTTTACAAATTTCTAAAGGTGTTTCAATTGCTAATTTTAGATTTTTTTCAATAGTTATTTTTCTAATTTCTTTTTCAGCATCATTTTCTTTAGGAAGTTTGTAAGCTGCCATAACTAAATTATACGCCTCTGTATCTTTATCTACTAGTTCTTCTAAAACTTTTCTATAATCATCAATCTCTTCAAAAGAATTTTTAAAAATAATTTGTTCTCCTTCAGGTAACTCTTTATATTTTTTTTTATCAAAAGTTAAGTGAGCAACCATTCTTCCTAAAGTACACCCTAATGCTGATACCAAAGCTGATACTGAACCTCCCCCTGGGGCTGGACTTTTAGAGTCAACTATGTTTAAAAAATCTTTAACAGATAAGTCTACTAGCTTCATTTATCCTCCTACTTTTTTATAAACTAAACATCCATTTTTGAAAACTTTTTTTGTATGACTTACACCAAAATGATATAAAATATACTCTATATTTTTAGCATCAAATACTACAAAATCCGCTTTTTTTCCCTCTTCAATTGAACCTATTCTTTTTTCTCGACCAATAGATTTTGCTGCGTTTATAGTTACTGCTTTAAAAATCTCTTTAGGTTTCATCTTCAATTTTAAAGCTGCAATTTGCATTATTAATTGTAAATTTTCCGTTGGACATGATCCAGGATTATAGTCTGTTGATAATGCTACTTGGACACCTGATTCTATCATTTTTCTTGCAGGTGCATATGCTTTTCCCAAGCTAAAAGATGTTCCAGGTAAAAGATTTGCAATTGTTTTACTATTTTTAAGAGCTTCTATGCCTTCATCACTTATTGCCATTAAATGATCTGCCGAGTTCATTTCAAACTCTACTGCTAACTCTGCTCCTTTAGTGTTTACTATCTCATCTGCATGAATTCTTAATTTAAATCCATATTTTTTAGCCTCTGAATACAATCTTCTGCTTTCTTCATTTGAAAAAACACCCTCTTCACAAAAGACATCAAAAAACTCAGCTAAATTACGCTCTTTTATAATTGGAAGTAAATCTACAATCTTCTCAAGGTACTCTTCTCTTTTATTTTTATATTCTTCTGGTAAAGCATGAGCTCCCATAAATGTTGAAACTACTTCAATTTCTTGTTCATGGTTTAATCTTTCGTTAACTTTAAGCTGCTTTAATTCTGTTTCATTATCTAATCCATATCCACTTTTAGATTCTACCGTTGTTACTCCAAATGATAACATTTTTCTTAAGGATTTTTTTGCTTTATCAAGAAGCTCTTCTTCACTTAACTCTCTAGTTGCTCTTACACTACTTAATATTCCTCCGCCTTTTTCTAAAATTTCTAAATACGGCACACCTTGAATTTTATCTAAAAATTCATTTTCTCTAGAACCTCCATGCACTAGGTGAGTATGAGAATCTATTAATCCAGGAGTTACTACACATCCTTCTGCATCTACTAATTTTGTTGTAAACTTTATCAACTTTGACGGTACTTCTCCCTGTCCAACTTCCATTATTTCATTTCCTGAAATTACTATATATCCATTTTCTAAAATTTCAATATTTTCCATTGGACTTTCTCCATCTTTTAATGGTATCTCTTTACCTGTTACTAATTGCCCTATGTTGTAAATTATTAAATCTGCGTTCATAAACTCACCTCATAAAAATTCTACTTTAATAACTCATTCTCTATTATTTTATCTATTTTAAACCCATCTAATCCTAAATAATATTCTATTGAATCAGATAAA of the Cetobacterium somerae ATCC BAA-474 genome contains:
- a CDS encoding [FeFe] hydrogenase, group A — encoded protein: MNKKQNLLRTTLGSVFMESDLMGGLVGENRLITISGKINNPGIYEIPENATLKDILDIAGGMKNGKDFKAAQFGLPFGGFATKEALNEIVDFDHFFDSKHPKALIVLSNESCIVQFAKYYIEFILGKLSKGEYREYLIAKFEIERSWRVLDRISKGKGNMRDLYLLRQLSKNIKETTQQKHNLIEEAIDAFYHEFEEHIEEHRCYTGECPQLVKFRITSKCIGCTACARVCPVHCIEGKIKERHRIDIERCTHCGQCVAACPVNAINEGDNSLKFLRDLSTPGKVVITQMAPAVRVALGEAFGFEAGVNIEKKINGALRMLGVDFVFDTTWAADLTIMEEATEFQQRLEAFFKGDDNVRLPILTSCCPAWVKFIEQSYPDMLDVPSTVKSPMQIFSTIAKDIWAKEKGYKRDEITTVAIMPCLAKKYEASRDEFSRGDNYDTDYVITTRELIKILKETEIDLNAVEEEEFDNPLGEYSGAGIIFGRTGGVIEAATRSTIEMITGERIDNIEFEALRGWDGFRSCDLTIGHIELRIGIAHGLEEAKKMLDKIRSGEEFYHAIEIMACKGGCIGGGGQPKAIKKQETLEKRAQGLNNIDVASEYRRSHENPQVLAIYEKYLDYPLSRKAHELLHTKYFPKIKTHR
- a CDS encoding DUF4403 family protein; this translates as MKYNKIFTNKYCLSLFALPFILGTYAYSEDNSTSKVDVDIMMKKSIVENIINNQLPYTIEDSGSGNQIFNGGKNNLLGFGLDILGSVDKKFSQFSESFVWAYKINRSPISFSAQEQQIQAVTNINGNFKASWSRESQSTEIALNGTAGISSIVSISPNWQISANSTPFLNISNNNLPLTLNIYGLNLKTDINIGDSLEKSIVSKLRTATNELDNKIQAFDLRSLVEKYWLEFKEPILVNPEYKLWLTVNPQSARYSNLVTTDNNLGIKVGSDVNLHLYFGEKPAALNLTTLPSMNYGFVNDSFNIILPVSASYKSLNEVINTNLTNKDIQLTSGISSNIKNINISSENSTLYVTSDFNLSIFGFLHPSGIIKANVKPNFNNEIGTLSGDDFDYTLETDSVILKIGNYFFKNKIINLIKNNYLSFNPTNEMKLAQNYLQTKVENIELEKNVNLKSTINTFKIVGLNINNDSISAIFNTSGKATIEISE
- a CDS encoding Gfo/Idh/MocA family protein, translated to MIKIAIIGTSKISDEFANAIQKVMGCELKAIYSRNFENGLMFGKKYGVEDIIIEFEELCKRQDLDMVYIASPNSLHYNQTLELLKNKKHVLCEKPMGINEKEIEEMYRVAYENKVSLMEAMKNTFLPNFKSIEKNIYKIGDVRGFIGNFCQYSSRYDNLKDGELTNIFDPKYGGGAHLDIGVYPLYFILRLFGIPLNSKIINYTLDSGVPGIGSALLEYKNMAGVIVYSKITNSYIGSEIQGEKGSIIIDSISNIKEVKICYRNGEIENISVPQEDNSMIYELEEFISLIKKGKVESDINTKEISKEVIRILTQK
- a CDS encoding cyclodeaminase/cyclohydrolase family protein produces the protein MKLVDLSVKDFLNIVDSKSPAPGGGSVSALVSALGCTLGRMVAHLTFDKKKYKELPEGEQIIFKNSFEEIDDYRKVLEELVDKDTEAYNLVMAAYKLPKENDAEKEIRKITIEKNLKLAIETPLEICKISKKTLKALKIILKYGNKNAITDLGVSAILLYSGIEGGILNVKVNLAGLDDERFKMETINQLDEILVTSKELKDEILNVVNNSL
- the hutI gene encoding imidazolonepropionase, encoding MNADLIIYNIGQLVTGKEIPLKDGESPMENIEILENGYIVISGNEIMEVGQGEVPSKLIKFTTKLVDAEGCVVTPGLIDSHTHLVHGGSRENEFLDKIQGVPYLEILEKGGGILSSVRATRELSEEELLDKAKKSLRKMLSFGVTTVESKSGYGLDNETELKQLKVNERLNHEQEIEVVSTFMGAHALPEEYKNKREEYLEKIVDLLPIIKERNLAEFFDVFCEEGVFSNEESRRLYSEAKKYGFKLRIHADEIVNTKGAELAVEFEMNSADHLMAISDEGIEALKNSKTIANLLPGTSFSLGKAYAPARKMIESGVQVALSTDYNPGSCPTENLQLIMQIAALKLKMKPKEIFKAVTINAAKSIGREKRIGSIEEGKKADFVVFDAKNIEYILYHFGVSHTKKVFKNGCLVYKKVGG